The genomic interval ATAATTCCTCGACAGTATCAAGGACCCATTTTTTTCCTCTAACTGACACGGCTCTCCTCCTTTTTCGCAATGTGCTGATGCTGCCGACAAAGGGATCGCACAGCGATTTTCGCAAACCTATTGTAAAGTTTATCAAAATTTACGGCCTGCGTCAAACGTTTCGCGCTTTCATAGGGCTATTTCCTACCCGGCACGTCCTACTCTCTCTCCCGATATTTCAACTCCTGCCAGATGGCGCGCATCTGCCACACATCCATCGAAACGATCTTCGCCTCTCCACCGATTGCGAAAAGCGAGATACCGTTGCTCTCTTCTTGCTGTGGATAGACGCGTGCAACGGCGCACTGTCGCGAAAACAGTGGAAATAGTTTGTCAATGCCTTTTCTCGGAAATGCCCATTCTGGCAAACATTCCCCGTTGTCGGCAAAGACTTCAATAAGACTCCGGTCAAGGAAGATGCGAAGTCGAAGCTTGCCGTCACTGCTCAGACGGAGCGGGGCATTTTCTGGGGGTTTACCGACAAGATCTGTACGGAGGGAGGAATAGGATGTGTCGATCTGCAGACTATCGTTGGTCTTGCCGTGTCTGTGGTTGTAGATAGAGATTTTTGTCCGTTCACTTCCGTCTGGGGAGCGGAACACATACAACCCGAACTCCCGTGCTGTTCCGATGTCAACGGTCATGTCTATTTCAATCGCTTTGCCTGCGGCATTGTCAATGACGCGTTCTTCATTCGCTGATAACGCGATGTCAGTGAATCGAGTGCATGTGCCTCGTAGACTTTTCACCTCTTCTACCGGTTCCATCGCCAGGGCGTTGTCCTCTTTCAGCGTGAGATGCCATGGGAGCGTCATACATAACCCAGACGCGGCTTCTTCACTCTGCCTTCCATCAGAACAATTTAAAATGGCGATGAGGCGACCGCGAGAATCTATTGTCGCAGAGGGGCAGGAGACCATCCCACCACCGAAAGTACCGTGGTTGATTCTACCGTGATATTCAGGTGTAAACCTGTGTGTTCCATCGTCGTATTCACCGATGTAGTAGCGCGCCGAACGTTTATGACTGAAGAGGAGCAGGATGTGTTTACCGTTTCCAATAGGCAGGAAATTTGGTACCGCACCATCTTCACCCAAGTCGCAGAAAACATCATCAATCAACAACGGGTGGAGATATTCCCAGTGCGTCAAATCCTCTGAGTAAAAGAGGTGGGAAGCAGATCTGCGTCGTTCACGAATCCAACCGTTCGTTGATGTTCCTGAGATCGAATAGTACCCGTCCTCTTCTTTCCAGATGCACGGATCAAAGACGTTATAAGGCTGTTCATATTGATTCGTCTCGACATTCGGAATGACTGGATTGTTCGGATGCTTTTTCCAGTTAAGTAGGAGTGGATCGTTGGCAGTGGCGATACTATTCCCCGACATTTTACCGTGGTAGATAGCGACAACCCGTTCATCTTCCACGAGGCACTGTCCGCTAAAGCAGTGCAGTTCGGTATCTGGATACAATGCTGGCGGCAGATCGTGCCAGTGTACCAGATCCTCACTATAACAGTGTCCCCAGTGCACCCGATTGACATCTGGGGGACCGAATTGATAAAACAGATGATACCTACCTTGCCACTCGCAAAGTCCGTTCGCATCCCCCATACCGTAGAGAGAGGACATGTGATAGATGGGACGGTAGGGATCTGATGCCCACGCTTCTCTCCGTTTCTTATAGTCGCGCACGGTCTCATCCGTCTCAAGGGCCGCGTACTGTTCCGCCTCTGTATCGGGATAGGTTTTACCTCGGAGTTTTTCCCATGTATCCGCCATATCAGATTTCCTTATTCAAAGTCTCGCTTGTGAGCATAATGGGTAATTCGGAAATCAGGGGATGCAGGAGACTTGAAGCTGATACCCAGAATTCAGCGTCAAGTCCCCAGTATCAAATCGGGAAATAGCAGCAAAAAAACGGATGATTCTTGTTAATTGGAATGACCTTTCAGTCTTGCCCATAGCGTTGTTAATTTGCTTGTAGCTTCAACCGACAACGCTGCCCCCCCCAAATTTAACATCAATCTCAAATTCATGAATTGTCTCGTGCACATCCCGTTCTCTGGGTGTGACAGGTTTCTTCCAACGGTCTTTGTTCGGTTTTCCTTTCGGGACTTTCGTTGCTTCAACATCGGGCATTGAATCCACAATTTTCGACACATCCCATACAGGAATTTCACCTACAGGAGAGAGTGTTGCGATATTGGCGGAACGTCCGATTTCAACCCCATTCAGCCAGAGGATGTAGGAATCGTCATAGTCAATCCGAAACATAATTTTTTTCGATGTGACCGCCTCAGGCACATCGAAGTGATAGCGCGTGTAAAGTGAACCGACCTCCCCTGATTTGATTTCCGTATTGTCATCACCATCACCGTACCCGATGCTGATGATGCCCTTTTTCCACTTCGTATCGTCAAATTCGAGTTCAGTCCAGCCATCAACGTCTTTGTCAGGAACATGATATTTCACCTCAAAGCCCTCGTCAAAAATAACATCCTTCCCGACAGTGAGTTGTATAATCAGGGTCATATCACTACTGCTAAATCCGTCATTATAACACCCCGCGGCGAGCACATTATCTTTTGTAA from Candidatus Poribacteria bacterium carries:
- a CDS encoding GH32 C-terminal domain-containing protein; the encoded protein is MADTWEKLRGKTYPDTEAEQYAALETDETVRDYKKRREAWASDPYRPIYHMSSLYGMGDANGLCEWQGRYHLFYQFGPPDVNRVHWGHCYSEDLVHWHDLPPALYPDTELHCFSGQCLVEDERVVAIYHGKMSGNSIATANDPLLLNWKKHPNNPVIPNVETNQYEQPYNVFDPCIWKEEDGYYSISGTSTNGWIRERRRSASHLFYSEDLTHWEYLHPLLIDDVFCDLGEDGAVPNFLPIGNGKHILLLFSHKRSARYYIGEYDDGTHRFTPEYHGRINHGTFGGGMVSCPSATIDSRGRLIAILNCSDGRQSEEAASGLCMTLPWHLTLKEDNALAMEPVEEVKSLRGTCTRFTDIALSANEERVIDNAAGKAIEIDMTVDIGTAREFGLYVFRSPDGSERTKISIYNHRHGKTNDSLQIDTSYSSLRTDLVGKPPENAPLRLSSDGKLRLRIFLDRSLIEVFADNGECLPEWAFPRKGIDKLFPLFSRQCAVARVYPQQEESNGISLFAIGGEAKIVSMDVWQMRAIWQELKYRERE